In Clupea harengus unplaced genomic scaffold, Ch_v2.0.2, whole genome shotgun sequence, the genomic stretch CTGAAGCCGAACATCCCAGTCCCAATAGTGACAATTTCCTCAATATCAGTTAGCTGGTGAAGAGGCAATGCCAACACATGGCAGAGGAAACTCTTTGTGTGGTTATTAGACAAACAATGAATTCAGACATTCCGTCCATTCTAGATAAGCTGCAGAGTGGTATCATGCAGTGATGCACTACTTTTGTTGGCTATtacaattttgaaaaaaaaaaaaaaacttttgaaaaCTGGTAGTACATGACAATAACAATAGGTGCCTTCTGTACTTTCCTGCTAGGCCCGTAGCTATAATCTGGACATTCAAAGAATTTACACATTTTGATATATTAGTTATTTGTTACATTTTTTGTAGTTACCTTCTCATAAATGTGATAACTTCCTGCAATCGTAATAATGattatgataataatgataatcaTCAACACAGAGGAAAAATTACtgaatgaaatacatttttagaaCCATCATACTGGCCAATTTGAAGTAAGTTTATGTTCTTAGTTCCTGAGCACGGCTGGCTAATATGCACAAGGAGGACAGTAGCTGTTTCCAGCAATGTGACCTACTTGTCAGctatgtggtctctctctctctctctctctctctctctctttctttctctctctctctctctctctctcacacacacacatacacacaatctctctctctcacacacactcagagagagagagagagagagagagcgagtttcGAGAGCATCATGGCAGTCTGTCActtggcacacacgcacacaaacttaCTGCCATAggcacatatgacacacacacacacacacacacacacacacacacacacacacacacacacacacacacacacacacacacacacacacacgcacacacacacacacacacgcacacacacacacacacaatatccttTTCAATTTCAGTAAATACTGCTGTAACAAGTTACATTACTGTTCACTCCATGTTACCATTTTCAAAAGTTGGTTGTAATAAAGTGCTGTGTCTGTATTTCCAAAAACTCAAACAGGTCAGTCTGACCCATAGGATTACATGGGCATTAAATCCGATAAACGTTGAACTCACACCACTCCAACAGCAAAAGCACTTGTGAATTACAGTGGGGGTATGTCAAGACAAAAGCAGACTAAACACACATCAAACCCTCAGACATACTCTCATACAAAACCTCTGGATTAGATATGAAAATGAGGTCTGTTCGTGTTCTTTCTTACACACCGCTGTGGTTGGAATCGAAAGGAAAAGACAAAATGTGTTTCAAAATGTGGTTCAGGTCTGGCCATAAATACGCATATACCTGTTAAAAGACCAAACCTTTCAAAACCTTTCCGGTTTCAACAGACAATGATATGCCATGCTTATATCTGAAATGGACCATTTGACAGCCTTCTGTTCTTACCACACAAATCGCAACACTGGTAAAAGAAAAACCCtgcatttaaaaatgttaaaatgttgcTGTGACATGGGGGTGCCCACGTTTGACCCTCACCCCCTCAGTGGTCACTCATCACCTCCTCTGCCCTGaggtctctttctgtctctggttAATGTTGGGGGAGGGATGGGGGCTGATGTTTCCACAGTCCCACACTACAAGCCATGGAACATCAGATACACCTGTTATGACAGGAAGTTATGTGACAGAAAAGGCCGGTCAGAGACACATATAcctttattcatttagcaggcTTTCTAATCCAAAGTGATTTCTACTACAgataaacatttgtttttagtTTGTACATCGCTATATACatttgtttgtacatgtgtgtgctccCAGAGTGTTAAATCAGACTCAAAGAGACTGTGGATTTAGAGATTTAGAAAAATAACATGTTTATGTTATGGAGAGAGCAAAAACTCCCACAGCTACTGACTTTCACGTGAGTACAGATTCAGAGACTGACACAAACGACAGAAGAGGGGACAGACCGTCTGACAGGAACACGGCTGAAAATGGAAATCATTCTCAGAATTATGCAGAGCAACAGATGCCCACCACAGGTAATCAGTTACACTGACACAGGAAGGAAGCTCAGAGACACTCCAAGCTGACAGCGCATCGACTGCATACCCCCCATGTTCGACGTCAAAATGAAACCAgaactgtgtctttgtgtctctgtgtgtgtgagcatttgcaAAAGACAGGGGTCTTTGCAGATTGTCGAGGGCAACAGCAAGGTTGCAATGGTAGCCTAGTGCCACACTAAACACTATTTAAAGAACTATGAGAAATCTAACCCTAGAAGCCTGTCATGGGCCTCTATTTACAGAAGAGGCAGGTACACACAGCATCTGTCATAAGTCACAGCACATGAAGCACAATTGATTAAGTTCACTTCAGCACATCTGACACTTGTTTTCAACATATTACTTCATGtgatatgaagagagagaggacactggAAATGTTAATGAATGAGGTGTTTCCATACTTTCCATTTGTCATTCAGTGTCTACCCACAGTCTCATTAACAAGTACTGATTTCTGTGTGGTGGAACTGTGGACCAAAAATTGGATGATATTCTGAGGTGCTGCTGCAGTTGGCAGTCTCATGTGCTGTCTGCGTTGCCCACTTCAAAGGACATTTTTCTTTGTCATtgtaaaagaaaacatgaagTTTGCTAGAGGCAATAGAACTCACTGaaaaaactttgtcaaactTGTTTTATTGGATCAAATTGATTTAATAGAAATACCTGGTAACTTCAAAAGGACCACACAACATTTCATTTACAAATCTGTTTCATTTGTGTGACTTGGGGTTTCCAAATATATACATGCAGACCaaagatctaaaaataataaatacatatttaactCTTCATTCAGTAGCCCTTTAGTGTTCCAATCATCTCATTCACAGTTTCCTTGCTGCATATGCAAAGTAAATGTGACCATTTCACCCCTTCAATGCCAGTGCATATGCAGTAATAAAATACATTCATTGTCATGACTTCTACTTACTTGCTACTCCAACTAGCTGCTAATGTTACAACACATTAGCACAAGCAAACTTTTGATTCGTggacagagagtgagcgagtcAGGCCCACTGTGAaagaccggacggtcaccccacgtacTTGTTAGGGATGtcgcgactggactgggtgaagatggggaagaacagtgcaggagatggtggttgtcataaaaatatatatttatttacaacgaGGACTAACCCCAACACATGTGcccatgaaataaaacaaacaaccaatcaaacaTACCGGCCATACTTACAGGTACTGCAGTACTctgcaccctgggcacctgcttgttGTACTTAGGCCCAATCACCGGCACCTGTtcggcccaagccaggccccaaacctAGGCACAGAGACTAACCTGAGCTAAGTATATACACTGGTCCTCGTAACAAAATCCctacatacactacacacaaggcacacaaacacggtaCAGAGACAAAGCACAAatacaaggcacacagaacaaggcatacaaaacaagggaacaaaacaaagctaacagtgtccacacatctagacacgtACTGCCTTTCACCTCACGCCGGTAAacactggcacttcgactagtgcgtaacttgcaactacagcagttacatttctgcacttctttttcttttttttttcttttatttcattttgttatatttcttatgtaaagtagtatttattgttacaccaggttctattgctcgtagcttgactattctctcccttgtacgtcgctttggacaaaagcgtctgctaaatgactaaatgtaaatgtaaacagggAAAGCAGCACACTCGTTTCTCCCAAAGTCCTTTTGCCAGGCTGTCGGCTGTCGACTGCCTCTCTCCAACAACTCTCTCAGTCAGTCCTCCCTCATGCTTGCCTGAGGCACCCTTGACATAGGGCAGCCACTTGGGCTAAATTGGATCCCACCATTGATGTGGGGGAGCACGGAACCAACCATTACGGTGGGGAGTCAAAGTGTCTTAAAGGGGCAAAGGCCCTTTTCTTGCCccagtgagaagggaggaaattcaccttctcacattgCCACATTCAGACGATCTGATACAGTCCAAAGTAATTTCCATAAGGGTTAGCGCGATTGATTAGGTCAGGAACGGACACGTTGACATAAACCCAATCCTCCTGCCTGAGCTTCAGCACTGCGCCTAAGGAGCTTTCGGAGGTCCACAATTGTCTCTTAGTCTCATCGCAGTAGCCCATCTTGTGCCCTTCCATAAGGGTTATGGGGGAGCTGCCCTTCCTCCGCACAAACACAGTGTGAGAGATGAATCTGGCTTTGCTACACTGATTTCCCAGAATCTCCACGCGGGAGTAGATAAAGTACAGGCCGGTGCGGTTGACCTGGAGGCCGCCATTTCTGTACAGGAGTCCTTTGGTGAATGCCCGGCCATGTCTCGACTCCCACTGCAGCGTCTTATGGTCTGCCGGCCTCTCAGTGTTAACTGCAGGAACAACAAGGGAGGGAGTGGTGTTTTCAGTGGAGGAACCACTGTGCTGAATCAATCACACATTTGAGCAATGCTGGTGGAGAACATCATACTTGATGGGAGACTTTAAGACTTTACCTGTTAAATGTGCTGCTGCAGGTTTACATTCTTCATCTTCACCCACGTCTTCAAggaaacctgaaaaaaaaaggaagatggCTGTCAGTGAAGCCAATCTCTTTCCACAGCATATATTAAACCAAAATGGAAGTACTTGAAAAGTAAATACAAACATTAATGGTGAACGGTAGCCCTATCAAATGCTGAATATGGCTCATGAAGTTTTATGAATCTCAAGAGCGGACATGTAGTCTGAAAGGGTGGGAGACACAAAAGAGTAGGCTACCGACTGAGGCAGGGGACTGAAAGTTCCACTAATGAGGTTCTCACCTCTATATTGTGTAGTATGGCTAGTTAAAATGTCGGTTTGTAGGCCAATTCTACTACGCTCAGCTTGACAAAGCTGAGGTGAAACTTGTGTCCCTTGTCTGGCCACAGCTGGTGATCAACATGATAAGCTGATACTCACCAATTTGACGTTGAGGCGCAGTGATGGTACTGTCACTATTCACATCCTGacatcaaacaaacagaaagagacagacttaAATTACAAAACCACATCACATAAAATGACCTTAAAAAAAGTGTTAAtagaaaaacaatgaaacagTGTTTGATTTACATTAAAACTAAAGTTAAATACGGAACCAAACACAAATGTTAATTTTAAAGTAAGAATAtgcaatacaatacagttaaaattacaaatgtaattacaattatatgacagtgtaaaaataatgttttttgtcagtaaatgtttttttatacagAAAGAAATCATATGATATTTTACAATTTCATATGTTATACTTTACAGATAAGAACATGTACAAATACAGTAAAATTATGTTAATATGAAGTTTGTTTAGAATTGAGTAGGCCTATAGTTAACAATATATCAGTAGGCTAGTAGATGACTCAACCTAGGTTGCATGTGTTTGAAATTGCTAGTTTTGTCAGAAAGGAGCTGAAAGTCAGCAGCTTCACACGTTACACAGTAGCTATGAGAGGTCTTAAGAATCAGGAAATCCTGTTTCTGTGGACTGGTGACCACAGGCTTGGTGTACTGGGCTCGGCTGCAGCCTTTAAATGTCAAAGcattagaagaagaaaaagccgCCACCTGCCTAGAAATTCCATTCAGCTGCTCGTACCCCATGTGCACCCACAATGTCTTTGGCACAACATATGGTAATATGATCACCCACTAGACACTTGCCTGTCACctgccccctcaccccccaccttCCTGAAGTCAAGTTCTCTTTTAAAAtcgctttacacacacaaagagatccTTTTACTTTTCACCTGTGCATCTGAAAATCTGAACATTGCATTTGCAATTGACCATTACAAGGTTCCAAAGTTTGAGTGTCATAATCAAGGACAAGCaagtactcccccccccccctgcactcACCTTTGTCAGGTCTGCCAGTTGATTCTGCAGACTCTGGATCTGGAAGGCACCGAGGGCCAATGCAGCAAagaccagcaccagcaccatgaCCAGTATGGTGATCAGGCCAGACCATGAGTGATGGCCTCTTGCCTTATCTCGAGCAGGAGGGAAGGTCCAGCAAGGCACCAGGCCAGGGTCTATCCTGGGTGGGTGCTGCTGCGGGTGCAcctgcctcctgtctctgccTTCCACCATGAACACCTGAGGGTGCTGGCCTGCCACATTCCCATTCATGACTGAAGATTTGAGTctggactgtgtctgtgtctgtgtgtgtgctcaagtgtgctctgagaggagtgtgtgttctcacctatGCTTTAAGACAAGACAAGCTGATCTCTTATAGCTCAAGCTCCacccactgttttttttttgcctcaacATGCATCTTCTTGTCTGCAGACTCTGGTCAACCACCTTATTAAAATTCTGTTGAAAGGGGCCTCTTGGTCTATAAAATAATTTAGGTCATTTTTACCACATAGAGGAAATGAGTTTTGATCAATAGATGCAACAGGGAAAGGTACAGAAATTTATTTCAAGACAGTTTACCTTGCAGCACccatttcaatgttttttttactacatttcaAATGGTTTTCACCATATTATGTTTAATTATATCTGTATCTCTCATTGCTAGACTTGACAAGCTGATTAGGACCTGTTTTGCCCTTTTGAACTGGCTTTTGAATGGAAATAACCTACAAAGGAGCATTTTGGTTGACCTACCATGATGTCCTGGCCTGCCAATGATTTCCGACATTTCTCAGGAATGACAGCAGAGGGGTTTGAGACTAAATCATTCTCATTCTGGCTACTTTTCACCATCTGACATAGATCGGTGTTGCCTTGGGGTGTAATAGCTACTAAGTAGCCTTTtgaaggagtatgtgtgtgtgtgtgtgtgtgtttgtaaacattgATGCCGCAAAGTCAAAGCAACAGTTTCGGTAAAAGCTAGCCGACTACGTTCGCCACATTAAACGGTGctcagtgtgtgacagtgcactttcagtcttgctgtttgcacccTAGGCCTGGAAAGGCTGAACGgaggggttaggggttggggTGCATGAGAACTGCAAGCACTCTGATGGAGCCTGAGGGGGCGGGCATGTGTGTCGTGGTCTaactgagatgagagagaggcaccACCCTGACTCAGTCTCCGCCCTGCACAGCCATGCCTCAGCTTTTTGGAACAGGATGACTGGTGACTCCAACGTGATGCTTTCTGTCTAGCTTTCTCTcgatcagtctctctccctgcatGCCCTCAAAGAGGATTTCCTCAGCTGTCATCACATACATTTCCACCAAATTCTCAAAATGGGGCTTGACGTCCTGAATGACGCATCTTTGACCCATTTCCATAGGTGTTACTACCTCCTATGGAAATATTACTGTGGCCCTTCCGCATCTGAATAAGGGGAAATCAGAACCATGCTTTCAAGCATTTAGGATGAAGCAATATGATGAGTTGGCCATGTGAAAAGAGACTGGTAAATAATCACTTATGCATAAACCCTGCCTAATAAAACGTCTCTGTAGACAACATTAGTAGCACATGTATAGACAACCTGTGGTGTTACAGCTGTCTTATGAAGTTAACTTTTAGAATCATTTTAAAGGTTACTCAAAGTGTTGCAAACCACCAACCCCCCAGTCCACCTAGGTACATTCAGGTATAAATGTCGAAACTGATACTGAATTACAGGTAAACTCCTGTTGCAgttcctttatgtgtgtgtgccaccataGGTTTCATTTCTCCTCTAGCACCTTAGGAAGTCCTGACCACTGCTTTCACTGACTGGGGTCCTGCTTTGATGCTCAGCttacatcaccatcatcaccccacccccatcctctccaccaccaccggcaCCTCTGCTGCAGCAGCGCTTGTGCTCCGTCAGCTCAAAGGGCAGACCATTTCCCCGAACTCGGTCCCTTCTGCAGAGGTGGAACGAAGGGGTTTTGGAGGTTGGGACTGCGGTTGTGCGTTACATTTCACAggctcctttttctctctgaatGTAACAAGTAACGTTTGAGAGGAGCAAAGTTTTTCGGAACTCCATCTGAATCAGCAGTTCTTAAGTTAGAGGTCTGCTGTGATGAGAAATTTCAATATGCTGTGGTGACAGAGACTGTTTGATTCATACACCGTGTTGTGTCATTGTGAAAGCCCCATTTTGATTCAGACCACAAGATTGCAGTTCTTCCATTGAGACCATTATTTGTGCACGCAAACAATTTCATCTCCATGTTAATCCATGTTGGCATCAGTACTGCTTTATTTACTTCTTCCCCAATATGAAATTTCAACCCGGAGAGAAAACAACCACTAACGTAATTCAGGAAGAAAAGGACACACCAATGCAAATCAATGAACACCTAAAGGCTAGTCCATTTGAGCACTGAGTTCTAGAGCACACTGAATTAATGTTCCTCTTGTCATTGAAGGCGTAACGGACAGCTACAAATCTTCATCGGAGGATGAGTAGCAGCCAAGTCCCAGCACATCAGACGTGCTGTGTGGGCCAGACTCAGAGCTGAGGGTCTTCTCCGTCTCCTCCTTTGAGCCGCTCTGAGCTGCTCTAGCCTGAGCCTGTAGGGAGCCGTGGAGGTTAGGCAGGCCGGAAAATAGCACCTCAGACAGCCTCTCAGTTTGCTGCGGGCCTGCTAGTGGGCCCCGGTACCCGGCCACGGCCACTGACAGTCTCGTCCGGTCAAAAGCCAGAGGCTGGTCCTGGTTGGGTAGGTCTACAGTGGCGCTGGGCTCAGATAGTTGCTGGACTCCTGCACTGCAACTCTGGTCCTCCTGTGCAATGTCTGCCTGATTGGTTGAGACTGCAAGGTCCGGAGTGCACAATCTTTTTTCTGTGAAAGAGATATTTTAGCCAAATGTCAGTAATGACCAAAATTACTTTTAATCTTAATCTATTTTTTGTGCGGAATAAACAAGGCTGAGAAGTAATTTGTGATAGTTTCATAAGACGTACCAGTAAACACTTTTAGTGGGTTCAATTTCACTGTGATGCACTGCACTTGATGCACTGCACACAGATTATGAAGGATATTTCCACACGATAATAGATTAGacttttaaaaaacacaaacataaaccaaATGGGAGGTACCATCAGGAGTATCAGGAAAGTCCTGTCTGCGTTTGGCGTAGGCTCTGGGTTTCCAGGGATGGTGCTTATCGGAGGGGTTGAGGGCACGGAGTTTGTTGAGGAAGCGTTTGTACTCCCTCTCTAGCGCCTCGATGTGGAGCTTGAACTCTGCAATCTTTCTCTCCGGATAGTGGGACAGCTGGGATTGCTGCACCAAGAGGAGTTATTAGTGTGATCAGGAAGAGATGAATTTCAGTGGTAGCTCTTAGACTCAGCTCAAAATGAACACACCTCTCCCATGATGAAGTAACCAAGATGAAAATCATGGATTTTACCGTTACAATTGTAGCAACCTATTATTTACTGTCAATGGAAACCAGTGGTGTGGcattaatcagaatcagaattctttttaatgggcaagtttatttacacatacaggaaattaacttggtgtggttggtgcataggacataaaacatataacatactaacaaaatagcaaaaataagaataaaagataaatgttttacaagatagaataataaataatacaaaataatttggGCACATGCAGGGctaaaatgcagtgaattggAATTAGCAAAGTGCAGTATATAAATAATTTACGCTGTAGTgcatttgtgtaaatgtgtatatatgtgtgtgtgtgtgtgagcccactgccgtggggaaaaaactgttcaggtggcgcgaggtttGGTCTTGATAGCCCGGAAACTTCTGCCGAATGGGAGTCTAAGGGGAAATTCTCAAAATGTTGCATGGTTACAAACCTCATGTGGGGTAATGTGAAATAACAGGGAAAAAGTAGTATGTATGCATCTTTGGGTAAACCTCATCCTCTTTTGGGGCAAGTAACGTGACAAGGAGAGTCAAATTACACCTCATTGAGGATGGTGACGCACCGTTTCGCATGAAACAAAAAGGAGCAAAAGACTCACTGTGCTACAGTTCATACTAAATAGAGCGATGGGGGAAATGCC encodes the following:
- the faslg gene encoding tumor necrosis factor ligand superfamily member 6, which gives rise to MNGNVAGQHPQVFMVEGRDRRQVHPQQHPPRIDPGLVPCWTFPPARDKARGHHSWSGLITILVMVLVLVFAALALGAFQIQSLQNQLADLTKDVNSDSTITAPQRQIGFLEDVGEDEECKPAAAHLTVNTERPADHKTLQWESRHGRAFTKGLLYRNGGLQVNRTGLYFIYSRVEILGNQCSKARFISHTVFVRRKGSSPITLMEGHKMGYCDETKRQLWTSESSLGAVLKLRQEDWVYVNVSVPDLINRANPYGNYFGLYQIV
- the si:dkey-86e18.1 gene encoding uncharacterized protein si:dkey-86e18.1, producing MARNEEKQYGRLNRLWIQKEKEEGRIKDVHTRPKLPTLNSAAAVKKWMPSIKDEIEYYLQQSQLSHYPERKIAEFKLHIEALEREYKRFLNKLRALNPSDKHHPWKPRAYAKRRQDFPDTPDEKRLCTPDLAVSTNQADIAQEDQSCSAGVQQLSEPSATVDLPNQDQPLAFDRTRLSVAVAGYRGPLAGPQQTERLSEVLFSGLPNLHGSLQAQARAAQSGSKEETEKTLSSESGPHSTSDVLGLGCYSSSDEDL